A genomic segment from Myxococcota bacterium encodes:
- the nadC gene encoding carboxylating nicotinate-nucleotide diphosphorylase has product MGTLPMLTLPPRATWLPLVEAALAEDLGPGDATSLALLSPDDTGAAVLEARAELVVCGLEVAREVFERRAVAVEAVARDGDAAGPGAPLLRVAGPSIGILEAERTALNFVQRLSGVATHTRRFCLAVRGTHAEIVDTRKTTPGWRTLEKYAVRCGGGRNHRTALYDGILIKDNHIAAVGSVGRAVARARERGSRHLRVRCEVESLAQAREALDAGADALLVDNQPNDVICAIVAVAKGRALVEASGGVTLETVAAIARTGVDEISVGALTHSAPAADVALEWTARSSS; this is encoded by the coding sequence ATGGGCACCCTACCCATGCTCACTCTCCCGCCCCGCGCGACCTGGCTGCCGCTGGTCGAGGCCGCGCTGGCCGAGGACCTCGGGCCGGGCGATGCGACGTCACTCGCCCTGCTCTCGCCCGATGACACCGGCGCCGCGGTGCTCGAGGCGCGCGCCGAGCTCGTGGTCTGCGGGCTCGAGGTCGCGCGCGAGGTGTTCGAGCGGCGCGCGGTCGCGGTCGAAGCGGTGGCGCGCGACGGCGATGCCGCGGGCCCGGGCGCGCCGCTCTTGCGGGTCGCGGGGCCGAGCATCGGCATCCTCGAGGCCGAGCGCACGGCGCTGAACTTCGTGCAGCGGCTCTCGGGCGTGGCGACTCACACCCGACGCTTCTGTCTGGCCGTGCGGGGCACGCACGCCGAGATCGTCGACACGCGCAAGACCACGCCCGGCTGGCGCACGCTCGAGAAGTACGCGGTGCGCTGCGGCGGCGGGCGCAACCACCGCACGGCGCTCTACGACGGCATCCTGATCAAGGACAACCACATCGCCGCCGTGGGCTCGGTCGGGCGCGCCGTGGCGCGCGCGCGCGAGCGCGGCTCGCGCCACCTGCGCGTGCGCTGCGAGGTCGAGTCACTCGCCCAGGCGCGCGAGGCGCTCGACGCCGGCGCCGACGCGCTCCTGGTCGACAACCAGCCCAACGACGTGATCTGCGCGATCGTCGCCGTCGCCAAGGGCCGCGCGCTGGTCGAGGCCAGCGGCGGAGTCACTCTCGAGACCGTGGCCGCGATCGCGCGCACCGGCGTGGACGAGATCTCGGTCGGCGCGCTCACGCACTCCGCGCCCGCGGCCGACGTCGCGCTGGAATGGACCGCTCGCTCTTCGAGCTGA
- a CDS encoding biotin--[acetyl-CoA-carboxylase] ligase — MDRSLFELTPGTRWLGQRLDVFAELDSTNLHAEKLGHQGAPDGTVVLADAQTAGRGRLGRSFFSPGGRSLYLSVLLRPEMPLEHVHRHVFAAAVAVAECARAALPGTCRVEIKWPNDVLIDGRKTSGINLPVHVDAGRVVFAVLGVGVNVNLTREELPEELREIATSLSIAGGKPVDRVGFGEELLAQLEREIDLLRQGGFGVVLDRFRKSFRMPGAKVRIGGPGVAREVIGTVLGVDEEGALLVRPPDGAPVERVLAGDVTILKDREN, encoded by the coding sequence ATGGACCGCTCGCTCTTCGAGCTGACGCCCGGCACGCGCTGGCTCGGCCAGCGGCTCGACGTGTTCGCCGAGCTCGACTCGACCAACCTGCACGCCGAGAAGCTCGGCCACCAGGGCGCGCCCGACGGCACGGTGGTGCTGGCCGACGCGCAGACCGCGGGCCGCGGCCGGCTGGGGCGCAGCTTCTTCTCGCCCGGCGGGCGCAGCCTGTATCTCTCGGTGCTGCTGCGGCCCGAGATGCCGCTCGAGCACGTGCACCGGCACGTGTTCGCGGCCGCGGTCGCGGTCGCCGAGTGCGCGCGCGCCGCCCTGCCCGGCACCTGTCGCGTCGAGATCAAGTGGCCCAACGACGTGCTGATCGACGGCCGCAAGACCAGCGGCATCAACTTGCCGGTACATGTGGACGCCGGCCGCGTGGTGTTCGCCGTGCTGGGCGTGGGCGTGAACGTGAACCTGACTCGCGAGGAGCTGCCCGAGGAGCTGCGCGAGATCGCCACGAGTCTCTCGATCGCGGGCGGAAAGCCCGTCGATCGCGTCGGGTTCGGCGAGGAGCTGCTCGCGCAGCTCGAGCGCGAGATCGACCTCCTGCGCCAGGGTGGCTTCGGCGTGGTCTTGGACCGCTTCCGCAAATCGTTCAGAATGCCAGGAGCGAAGGTACGCATCGGCGGACCGGGGGTCGCCCGAGAGGTGATCGGAACGGTGCTGGGTGTGGACGAAGAGGGAGCGTTGCTAGTCCGGCCGCCCGACGGCGCGCCGGTCGAGCGCGTGCTCGCCGGCGACGTGACGATCCTCAAGGATCGGGAGAATTAG
- a CDS encoding type III pantothenate kinase: protein MLLAIDIGNTHVVLGVFAGEKLLHHWRIGTHRQDTSDECAATLRSLFELAGIERGRLHDGIISCVVPPLLPIFERTCEKLIGRPSLVVGPGIRTGMPIRVENPREVGADRIVNSVATLALVGAPSISIDFGTATSFDCVSRDGEFVGGAIYPGVFVSLEALVNRASKLSSVEIVRPPNVIGRNTAQNLQSGMVFGYAGMVDTMVRRIRKELGEDARVIATGGLAGLIASETETIERVEPFLTLEGLRLIYERNREPPKEE, encoded by the coding sequence GTGCTCTTGGCGATCGACATCGGCAACACGCACGTCGTGCTCGGCGTGTTCGCCGGCGAGAAGCTCCTGCACCACTGGCGCATCGGCACTCACCGCCAGGACACCTCGGACGAGTGCGCGGCCACGCTGCGCTCGCTGTTCGAGCTGGCGGGCATCGAGCGCGGCCGCCTGCACGACGGGATCATCTCGTGCGTCGTGCCGCCGCTCCTGCCGATCTTCGAGCGCACCTGCGAGAAGCTGATCGGCCGGCCGTCGCTGGTGGTGGGCCCGGGCATCCGCACGGGCATGCCGATCCGCGTCGAGAACCCGCGCGAGGTCGGCGCCGACCGGATCGTGAACTCGGTGGCGACGCTCGCGCTGGTGGGCGCGCCCTCGATCTCGATCGACTTCGGCACCGCCACGAGCTTCGACTGTGTCTCGCGCGACGGTGAGTTCGTGGGCGGGGCGATCTACCCGGGCGTGTTCGTCTCGCTCGAGGCGCTGGTGAACCGCGCCTCGAAGCTCTCGTCGGTCGAGATCGTGCGGCCGCCCAACGTGATCGGCCGCAACACGGCCCAGAACCTCCAGTCAGGCATGGTGTTCGGCTACGCCGGGATGGTCGACACCATGGTGCGTCGCATCCGCAAAGAACTCGGCGAGGACGCCCGGGTGATCGCCACCGGCGGCCTCGCAGGACTGATCGCGAGCGAGACCGAGACGATCGAACGTGTGGAGCCCTTCCTGACCTTGGAAGGGCTCCGCCTCATTTACGAGCGAAATCGAGAACCGCCCAAGGAGGAGTGA
- a CDS encoding elongation factor G, whose amino-acid sequence MSDARRSINFALIGHGGDGKTTLADSLLLSAGVTSRLGRVDDGTSFMNWLPEEKVRRASISTSVCSFAHGDAEFTILDVPGDANFGGELRGALAAVDNAVIVLSGQDGLRIGGERAYRYAREHGLGLAAVANKLDQERADYDAVARQLEQELAVRVVKLHLPLGKGDQFQGYVNLLTGRAHKRNGDGMVSEIDPPADQAEAIAAARLAMIEAVAEADDSLLEKYLGGEELSEAEIFATLRKGVRDDTLLPLLCAASARNIGGEALLIAAERIFPSASDAAPRKARHGDAEVELSADPAAHVSALVWKSVADRYAGMLSVLRVFSGTLRKDMTVRNARTGAHERVGKLLRIHGEQTEEVSAVYPGQIAAIPKLKDTHTGDTLCDDKHALEIPMEPPPHGVISFAVEAENKGEEDKVFDALHRIVEEDRSLTLKRDERTNEFLLTGLGQLHIEVSLAKIARVFHVKVKLKPPRVPYLETIKGRAENVEGKLKKQSGGRGQFGVCYLTIEPGERGSGVVFLDEIVGGSIPRQFIPAVEKGVRETCDRGVIAGYHLTDIRVAVIDGKYHTVDSSEMAFKTAGSLALRAAVAAAKPVLLEPIMTLSVTVPDQHVGDVMGNLNSRRGRVAGVEARGHSEVIKAHVPMAEVLSYASDLTSMTGGQGSFDMEFSHYEEAPAAVQERIVAEAAKHRHAEE is encoded by the coding sequence ATGAGCGACGCCCGCCGGAGCATCAACTTTGCGCTGATTGGACACGGCGGAGACGGAAAGACGACCTTGGCGGACTCCCTGTTGTTATCTGCAGGAGTCACGAGTCGGCTGGGGCGCGTCGACGACGGCACCTCGTTCATGAACTGGCTGCCCGAGGAGAAGGTCCGGCGGGCGAGCATCTCCACCTCGGTCTGCTCCTTCGCGCACGGCGACGCGGAGTTCACGATCCTCGACGTCCCGGGCGACGCGAACTTCGGCGGCGAGCTGCGCGGCGCGCTGGCGGCGGTCGACAACGCGGTGATCGTGCTGTCGGGACAGGACGGCCTGCGCATCGGCGGCGAACGCGCCTACCGCTACGCGCGCGAGCACGGGCTCGGGCTCGCGGCCGTGGCCAACAAGCTCGACCAGGAGCGCGCGGACTACGACGCGGTCGCGCGCCAGCTCGAGCAGGAGCTCGCCGTGCGCGTGGTGAAGCTCCACCTGCCGCTGGGCAAGGGCGACCAGTTCCAGGGCTACGTGAACCTGCTCACCGGCCGCGCGCACAAGCGCAACGGCGACGGCATGGTGTCCGAGATCGACCCGCCGGCCGACCAGGCCGAGGCGATCGCCGCCGCGCGTCTGGCCATGATCGAGGCCGTGGCCGAGGCCGACGACTCACTGCTCGAGAAGTATCTCGGCGGCGAGGAGCTCTCCGAAGCCGAGATCTTCGCCACCCTGCGCAAGGGCGTGCGCGACGACACGCTGCTGCCGCTCCTGTGCGCGGCCAGCGCGCGCAACATCGGCGGTGAGGCGCTCCTGATCGCGGCCGAGCGCATCTTCCCCTCCGCCAGCGACGCCGCGCCCCGCAAGGCCAGGCACGGCGACGCCGAGGTCGAGCTGTCGGCCGACCCCGCCGCGCACGTCTCGGCGCTGGTGTGGAAGTCGGTCGCCGACCGCTACGCCGGCATGCTGTCGGTGCTGCGCGTGTTCTCGGGCACGCTGCGCAAGGACATGACGGTGCGCAACGCGCGCACCGGCGCGCACGAGCGAGTCGGCAAGCTGCTGCGCATCCACGGCGAGCAGACCGAAGAGGTCAGCGCCGTGTATCCCGGCCAGATCGCGGCGATCCCCAAGCTCAAGGACACCCACACGGGCGACACGCTGTGCGACGACAAACACGCGCTCGAGATCCCGATGGAGCCGCCGCCGCACGGCGTGATCTCGTTCGCGGTCGAGGCCGAGAACAAGGGCGAGGAGGACAAGGTCTTCGACGCGCTGCACCGCATCGTCGAAGAGGACCGAAGCCTCACGCTCAAGCGCGACGAGCGCACCAACGAGTTCCTGCTGACCGGCCTGGGCCAGCTGCACATCGAGGTGTCACTCGCCAAGATCGCGCGCGTGTTTCACGTGAAGGTGAAGCTCAAGCCGCCGCGCGTGCCCTATCTCGAGACGATCAAAGGCCGCGCGGAGAACGTGGAGGGCAAGCTCAAGAAGCAATCGGGCGGCCGGGGCCAGTTCGGCGTCTGCTATCTCACGATCGAGCCCGGCGAGCGCGGCTCGGGCGTGGTGTTCCTGGACGAGATCGTGGGCGGCTCGATCCCGCGCCAGTTCATCCCGGCGGTCGAGAAAGGCGTGCGCGAGACCTGCGACCGCGGAGTCATCGCCGGCTACCACCTGACCGACATCCGGGTCGCGGTGATCGACGGCAAGTACCACACCGTCGACAGCTCGGAGATGGCGTTCAAGACCGCGGGCAGCCTCGCGCTGCGCGCGGCCGTGGCCGCGGCGAAGCCGGTGCTGCTCGAGCCGATCATGACGCTCAGCGTGACGGTGCCGGACCAGCACGTCGGCGATGTCATGGGCAACTTGAACAGCCGGCGCGGCCGCGTGGCGGGCGTCGAGGCGCGCGGTCACTCCGAGGTCATCAAGGCGCACGTTCCGATGGCCGAAGTGCTGTCGTACGCATCCGATCTCACGAGCATGACCGGTGGCCAAGGCAGCTTCGACATGGAGTTTTCGCACTACGAGGAAGCGCCGGCCGCCGTGCAGGAGCGGATCGTCGCCGAGGCCGCCAAGCACCGACACGCCGAGGAGTAG
- a CDS encoding GTPase domain-containing protein, with amino-acid sequence MGTADREAHEIHGKVVYFGPTGAGKSANLQFIQRKLKREHRGELKRQTARDGTSTYDVLPVSLGAVRGYKTSIQITTVPGATSAAAIRRELLKDVDGIVFVADLRPERHDATLASAAELRQHLTAQGRKIEDVPLVLQYNRRDQVDENAVERLHRKLGLKGACFEAVASDGTGVLQTLTTLSKLVLAELRKALDEVSQTRNTPAKARVIESVDPLEPPTGTGALTARVAPGRRAAAPEKGFSIESAGPVEGGGSEIVIPVRLVDEASGRRVEIAVRVAIDSV; translated from the coding sequence ATGGGAACGGCCGATCGCGAAGCGCACGAGATCCACGGCAAAGTGGTCTACTTCGGGCCCACCGGCGCCGGGAAGAGCGCGAACCTGCAGTTCATCCAGCGCAAGCTCAAGCGCGAGCACCGCGGCGAGCTGAAGCGACAGACCGCGCGCGACGGGACGTCGACCTACGACGTGCTGCCCGTGTCACTCGGCGCGGTGCGCGGCTACAAGACCTCGATCCAGATCACGACCGTGCCGGGCGCGACCTCGGCCGCGGCGATCCGCCGCGAGCTGCTGAAGGACGTGGACGGGATCGTGTTCGTGGCGGACCTCCGGCCCGAGAGACACGATGCGACGCTCGCGTCGGCGGCCGAGCTCCGCCAGCATCTGACCGCCCAAGGGCGCAAGATCGAAGACGTGCCGCTGGTCCTGCAGTACAACCGGCGCGACCAGGTCGACGAGAACGCCGTCGAGCGGCTGCACCGCAAGCTGGGCTTGAAGGGCGCGTGCTTCGAGGCCGTGGCGAGTGACGGCACGGGCGTGCTGCAGACGCTGACCACGCTGTCGAAGCTGGTGCTGGCCGAGCTGCGCAAGGCGCTCGACGAAGTGTCCCAGACCCGCAACACGCCTGCGAAGGCGCGGGTGATCGAGTCGGTCGATCCGCTCGAGCCGCCCACGGGCACCGGTGCGCTCACGGCGCGCGTCGCCCCGGGCCGGCGCGCCGCGGCGCCCGAGAAGGGCTTCTCGATCGAGAGCGCCGGACCCGTCGAGGGCGGCGGCTCGGAGATCGTGATCCCCGTGCGCCTCGTCGACGAGGCGAGCGGCCGCCGCGTGGAGATCGCGGTCCGCGTCGCGATCGACTCAGTCTAG